Genomic window (Cucumis sativus cultivar 9930 chromosome 2, Cucumber_9930_V3, whole genome shotgun sequence):
AATAGTTTTGAGCGAATTTGGTCAAATATACTAATACATATCAATTTATTACGTTGAATTATGTTTACTTTGGTAAAATACTATCTTTTTCTCTatactttgaattttaattcacTTCGATCCATGCATTGTTAACTTTGATTCGTGCACATTCAATTTTTGCATCAATTTGCTCATTGTGCTTCAGAATGTTTGTTTTGGTCTATATACTTTAAAAGTAATCATTTTGATCACTTTATACCCAATTAAAACTCCTTgatacaaatatttatgactatattttaagaaatttagaatGGGTAATTACACTAGATaacaatttttagaataattattaagtatgtagcaattttgttatatacttaattattttggttataattgctatatttgcaacttttgAATTGTAATAAACTCTAGGAGATGGatctatattatattacaattGTAAATCAAATCCAATTTTTGAATCTAACggttatatttgtaactatttttccTAAATCTCTCCCTACCTCAAATTAGAAACCAAAGCAACTCTAAACGTTATATATACTTGGTCGTTTTAAGTACAAAAGCTCAATGttgttttaaactttttctaaGAAACTAAAATGGACACTTTCGAGTTTTAAGAACGAAATgctttattactattttaactAGAATATAAGAGTAGTCATTCATGGGGATTGTTGGAAATGACTATCAATGTATTagttataattgaaaattaattataattattattattattttgttgttctaaaatcaatatactttatatatatatatatatatatatatattagggtATTTTGATGTCGTAGAGCTCTCTCTTCTTCAAAGGAAAAACCTAGGTTTCTTTCTCTCGgagcaaaaaaatttcttctgaTTCTATTTTGACTCCCACAAGTGCACACATGAGTAGAAAGTTGTGTTAACCTTGAAGAACAATCGACATATGCAATTTCGCACTGAGGTTGCGCTGAATTTTGGTTTCAAGACAGTGGTTCGACACGACACAACAAtgatcaattttgtttttcaacaCTTAAAGTAGTTTTTGTATGTTCATTTCTTAGCTATGGAATTCTTAACAAAGAATTCAAAAACAGAAGTTAAAAAGTTAAAGCAAAAACACATTTGGCCAAACCAAAACAGACAAGTATAAATTagccaaagaagaaaaactatattgttttattaaagaGGATCTCAAACCTCTAACCTTTAAAAGAAGTTTTCACAGTCAACAAATTGAATTGGGTTAGTAGGAAATGTAAAATGTGAATAAGTAGAAAAAGTTCTTTGAACTCAATGACACAATTGTACAACCTAAAGAACAGACTTGTCGAAGTAAGGTCGTAAAGCAGGTAAGACTCTAGTCTAGTCATATCTAAAATGAAGGAGGTATACAGCTTTCCCATTGTTGTTTCTCAAGAGTTTAACTTGCATGTATCCCATGTGGCTATTTTTCCAAGAAGGATCCTTAACTTTTTCCCTGTAATGTACTTGAAGGAAAGAAAGTGGCATCCCACAAAGCACAATCAGTTACTTTTTCTCCCaaacttattatttaaacaGCTTTTTCTAAGTTTCCAAAGAAAGCCACTGCTCATACAATCTGTTCTTTTAAGAAACCAACAATGAATTGCTGTCTAAATCTTACCTCTTTCATCCCAGCTCTTCTTTTGGCAGCTTTTTCCCTAACCGTTTTCCCTTCTCATGGAATCCCCCATGAAAATCTGGTCACCATTTGCTCTAAAACCTCCAATCCGTCGCTCTGTGAGAAAATCCTTAATAATGATTCCCGTACCGTCTCGGCCAACCTCCCTAAGCTCTCACTTATATGCAGCAATCTGGCCAAGAAACAAGCAGATCAAAACCTTGATACCTTCTACAAACTAAGTAAGAATGAGAGTGATCCcgaggagaagaaaagttttgaGCATTGTGTGAAGTATTACCAtgaaattcaatcaaatatcCAAAAAGCTTATCAGTTCTCACAGCAGAAGATCTTCAGAGAGAATGGTCCATTGGTGGCATCAAAGAGACTTGTTCTAAAGTGTAGTCAAGCCATTAGAATCAATTCATTGTATATTGAAGTCATGAACAAACTTATGATCCTATGTTGTGATATTTCAATAAGCGTAAATCAATGTGCTGCTGCTAATGGTCACCATTCAGTAAATGTTTGATAAAAGCAATAAGTAATGAAACAATGAACATTACTTATTGttcttattgttttgtttgagtttgtcTGTTGAATATGAACTAAATAAGTTTGTTAgttgaatttttcttctacGTAATGTTTTGATTTATCCCTAgactaagaaaagtaaatgatGAAAgagataaattgaaaaattttgtaattatatggaaaagaaatgtgaatcgtggaagttttagaaaaagagTATAACATGcaaggaagaaatttgaattcttGAATGTACCACTATAGCATGCAAGATCAGATTTGTTTCTCTCAACTTGTAATTTCCAAAACGATATGCAAAAAGATCTACTATAGCTAAGTATAAACCaacaaacaattaatatatatcttcctttttactttaatttgaGTTATTTGAACTGAAATCACCAACCAGAAAATCAAGAGAAAATGTATAAGAATGCATGCCAAGATTGTGCATAAAATAGCAGCACAATAGCAGCACAAAGTATCCTATAAAAGCTACTCTCACCTTATTCTGCTTTTGTCAGAATTCCAAACATTAGCACCCAAGTAAGAATCGCTTTCTCATATTCTTCATAACTGCTAACCTTCTTCCTCACTCTCTTCATTGTTCATCCAGCTTTGGGTGACCCGGCAACACAGCAGCAGATAAATCGAATATGCCATCAAAATGAGGATTATGGGTTTTGCAATAAAACCTTCAATGAAAATCTGAAAGGTCCAGCAGATGATGTTGGTTTGGTCTTGATAGCAAATAACCAAGTGCTGAGAAACACTTCCAGGACCTCAGTTCATTGTTGAACTTCAGGCCAGCACTGATGATACAGTAACGAAAGCTGCTCTCAAGACTTGCAGAATCGGTTGAAGCCAGGTCAGGCAGGCATTGGTGCAGGCAATTTCTTACTTCAATCAGAAAGACTATGCCAATATGGTCGAGGCTGAATGAGCAGCACCAAGAGAAGAGGCTTCCTGTAGACCACCAACACCAGATAGCCCATTGGTCGAGAGGAAGAGGGACTTGAGAATCCTCATTGCAATGGATGCGGTCGCAGGTCATGTTCTTGCCACTTGATCTATTCGCTCATCCCTGCCAGACTTAAGTGCACACAGCCTCATTACACAACTATGTTATAGTGTAATGTACGTAGATAAGAATATATTTGTATGGTAGTATTAAAGCGGTATAGGGGTAATTTGGTAGGAAGTTAGTTACGGAGTCTTGTTATAAAGATAGGATGAGTGAGAAAAGGTAGACAACTTTTTAGTGATCTAGAGCTTGAGTTGGTGTGCTCGAGGGTGGtttatcttgtatttcttCATAGTTATATTTCAACGATGAACATCATGAAGTTGATGCTTTCATTCATCTAAATTGGTCGAAGTAAAATGTAAGTACTTTGGCTGCTTAAATTAACCATATCCCAAAAGCTTATAACATTGCTCTGTCATTTAACTGGATCCACATCTGTATACATGACAAAAAATGGGCATAAAACTAACCCCGACTTCCTGATGAACAACACTGAAAAGAAACATTCTATTTCCACCAAATCTCACATGAATCACTAGGAACGGAGTACATTTAGCATTAAGGATGGTAAATTATCAAGTATTCTGCACAATGATATCATGAGCCTTTCTTTCTTGAATTTAATACTGACAAAATGAAGGATATCCTAAGCTCATCGGCCAAGCAAAGCAACACGATCTTTTTGCACTGCCTGCGCTAGGTTGATGTCAAAGAGCTCGCACCGTATAGGCATCTCCATCTCGTAGAATGGATTCTTCAATACAAAATCTGTGTATAGTTCATAAATGTACTTCAGAAGACTCTCCATGTGCTGAGTCCCAGGTTCACACACAACAAAAAACTTTGTCCCTGCAACAGACAATTTCCATCCATGATTCTGGTTCTTTATAAAGTTAATGCCGTGACACTTTgcagagataaaaaaaatttgaacaaggaaatataaaattatacttCGGAACAAGCATTTCTATTTCTTATGTAGGTTGGttgataatgaaaaatttattaattcttcaCACCAAAAGCCATTCATATCCATATCAAAACAATCTTTAAATCTCCTCCCCCTATGCAAGTAGCAAAGTGTAATGACAAAAGATTAAACATGAACAGTTACAGAGTCGAGATTtcaaaaaactaattttgtggTTTCTGTTGACCACATGCTAATTTTTTCCTCCAAAAGTTTGacaacacaaaaatatttgcGAAGGAGACTACGGTATATTAGTATGGCTATTAAAAGCTACACTTTTCTAATAAAGGATTAATGTCATTTCTAACTATCTGAGTACAACTCAACTAATCAAGACATAATaatctcaaccaaaatttatgttttaatccCCACTCTCATACATTCTTATACTTGAAACAATAAACTGAACAAAGATCAATTTcaataaccaaaatttatatttgaatccCCACACTCATATCTATGGAGACTATAGCATGGctataaagaaaaaggctACATTTTTCAACTAGAGcatcaatatcatttttacAATCAAGCAAAACTCAACCAATCAGGCACAATAATTTCAACCAAAAGTTATGTTTGAATCCCCATCCTCATAAGTTCTCGAGCTCAACAAGAAACTTAACAAAGATCAATAACGTTTCTAGAACTTCAGCTGTGCTTTCCCACTCTGGGATTCACTTAACTGCTTATCTATGGAATCACAGAATGTGAGGCAGAAACCATGTGTTTGAGgcaaaaaaagtaaacaaaatacAGGAAGGAAAAACGTACCAGTGAGTGACTGGAAGCAATGGAGATCGAAAGTGTCAGCTTCAAGAAGTTCAACACCCGAACAACCAGCTATAGGCGAAAGCTGCTGGGAAATGGCATGCATAGAATGCCACAAACTCGCCACTCTCAAACTGTCATTCGTATCCATTCGTCCAGCAGACCCAtaatcctaaattttaaaacaaacccAATAAGAGGTTCAAGCCATACAGAATACCCAGAACCGAATTATATATCTTTGTAATATGAGATGAAAAAACTGAAATCTGGGGTTCCCAGAAACGAAATAAAGCTTAAAAAATCTCAACCCAGGTGGAAATGAAGGGAAATTTGTGTTTCCAATTGCGTGAACAAGTAGTTTGAATAGGTTGATTACCTTGTAGAAGATCAAACCACCAGATTTATTGATGATGTAGAGGCTGTAAATCGCTGCCATCGTCTTTAGATctatccaaaatttgaagaattatGAAGgaaatgagaataaaaataaatatgggTGTGGATAGGGATTAAGTGTGGGTAAGAACGTAGATTGGAAGGCGCAAAATCCAGTTCAGTGAACGCCGATCTTAAGGCGGAGTTTCGGGGAGCTTGAGACTGGGGGGGAGTTGCCAGTGGCGGGGATCAAATGTAATTACGAcgactttcttttttcttttttcttttttctttttcaatttctatacTAAAATAGGggaattaaaatacttttcaaaaaatattaaatttaatctaggttgttttataataaaaatttattttattaattgtttacattttttctccaaattatGAAACCTAATGCTTTTTGTTTTActgtttgaaaatattattgttatttaacttaaattgaataaaaaaattattttaaaagatagaaatgtttaaaatatttataaatatagcaaatttaaaagattttctttttttttttcccaaataGTTAACGTATGTTATTGGACTCTCCAAGTAACTAATGATTTAACGTGGATTTTTgtctattaaaaaatgttaatgaaTGATTAAAGGTTGATTTGAGAGATgtaagcataaaaaaaaaactagtttaaCATATACAATGAAATTTAGACCAAATTATAGGGAtttaattgaaagtttaatgcTAAGTTGATGTCACCCTTCCTTGGGCGTTTCCAATTTGTTGTTTAGAAAACTAATTCAATGGTCTTCCTTGAGTCATTTATGGTTGTAACATGGCTGAGTAACGATAGCTTCTTGGTTAACAGTAAACCATTCCCCATCGATATTATTCCTCGTGGAATTTACAATATACATATCTCACGAGTGTCCACATCCGCTTAGACATAACAAACCACTGTTCCAAATTTGATCATTTCTTCATCTAAGACTGGAATGTTATAGAACTTGCGAAATAGCAAAGAATTGATAGCCAATAAATGGGAGTTCTTTATCATATGATCCTAATTGACGTATTTAATGTCAAGATTCAAGACAAACGAACATTcattcaaaaccaaaaccgATCTCtt
Coding sequences:
- the LOC101222006 gene encoding trafficking protein particle complex subunit 4 codes for the protein MAAIYSLYIINKSGGLIFYKDYGSAGRMDTNDSLRVASLWHSMHAISQQLSPIAGCSGVELLEADTFDLHCFQSLTGTKFFVVCEPGTQHMESLLKYIYELYTDFVLKNPFYEMEMPIRCELFDINLAQAVQKDRVALLGR
- the LOC105434718 gene encoding uncharacterized protein LOC105434718, coding for LTFFLTLFIVHPALGDPATQQQINRICHQNEDYGFCNKTFNENLKGPADDVGLVLIANNQVLRNTSRTSVHSPREEASCRPPTPDSPLVERKRDLRILIAMDAVAGHVLAT